The Myxococcales bacterium nucleotide sequence GCTGATCTTCACGCTGCTGACCGGCAACCTGCGCCGCGGCCGGCCGGTCGACGGGTTCCGCAGCGCGACCCAGCTGGTCGCGTACGCCGAGGTGCCGCCGCCGGCGGGCACGACCATGGGCAACCAGCCCAACGGCGTCTACGAGAGCCGGGTCGAGGCCGGGCGCGCCGACCTCGCCGACGACGGCTCGGTGAAGTTCAACGCGCCGGCTGGCGTCGGCGTGGTGATCGAGCTGCGCGACGGCGACAACAACGTCCTGGTCAACATGGGCGAGGAGCACCAGCTCGCGCCCGGCGAGATGATCTCGATGGGCATCCGCGCCGACCTGTTCGACGCGGTCTGCGGCTCGTGCCACGGCTCGGTCACCGGCAGCGAGCTCGACGTCGCGGTGACGCCGGACGCGCTGACCGGCGCGTCGCAGTCGATGTCCAAGGACGGCACCGCGCAGCGCATCGGGCCCTGATCCGACGCGATCCCTGCCGCGGTCGCCGCGGCGCGGGCGGCGGTGACCGGGCACCAATCGCCCCGGCGTGATTGCGGGGGCGCCACCCGGCTGGTAGTCACGGGGCGATGGCTCGCCCCGAAACCGACGCGCCGGCGCCCGCGGCCCCGGCGCCCGGCCCGATCGCGCGGCTGGTGAAGAAGATCTGGTGGCTCCACAGCTTCGTGGCGCTGAGCTTCGGCGTGGGCGTGATGCTGTTCGCGCGGCACGGCCTGGCCTACGCCGACAAGCTCTTGATGGTCCTGTGCCTGTCGTGGCTGCTGATGTTCGTGGCGCTGCGGTTCATCGTCGGCCCCGCCAACCGCGGCCCCGACGAGCGGTTCCTGCGCAAGGGCGTGCGCCTGGGGACCAACTACATCATCAAGCAGCTCTACCAGCAGATGTTCTTCTTCCTGGTGCCGCTCTACGCCTCGAGCGCGACCTGGTCGCTGTCCTCGGTCAACTGGTGGATGGCGCCGATCCTGCTGGTGTGCGCGGTCGTGTCGACGATGGATCTGGTGTTCGACAACGTCATCATGGAGCGGCGCTGGCTGGCGTCGATCATGTACGGCCTGGCCATGTTCGGCCTGCTCAACGTGGTCCTGCCGCTGGTGTTCGGCGTGACCCATCGCGACGGCCTGCTGGTCGCGGCCGCGGCCACGCCGCCGGCGGTGGCGCTCTTGACGTTCTCGGTGTCGACGGTGCTGTCGGCCCGGGGGCTGATCGCGACGATCGCCGCGACCGTCGGCCTGTTCACCGCGGTGGCGTACGGTCGGCGCGCGATCCCGCCGGCGCCGCTGTCGATGCCCGAGACCGCGGTCGGGCACGGCACCTACGGCAGCTACGAGTGTCTCCCGCCGTCCAAGCACGTCATCCGCACGACCCAGCTCGACGGGCTGCGCTGCGGCTCGCTCCTGGTGGAGCCCGGCGGGCTCAAGGAGGACGTCGTCCACATCTGGCGGCACGGCGGCCACTCGATCAGGATCGTGCCGCAGCGCCGGCCGTGCGACGGCGACGGCGTCGTGTTCGTGAGCGAGTTCCCCGCGGCGCAGCTCCCCGCCGCGCCCGAGGGCGCCTGGACCTGCGTGACCGAGACCGAGGGCGGCCAGCTCGTCGGGATGCGCCGCTTCACGATCGCCGGCGCCGGCGGCGACGCCCCGATCACGCCGCCCCGCGATCTCGGCGCCCCCGACGCCGGCCCCGACGCCACACCCCCCATCGACGCCGCGCCCCCCGTCGACGCCGCACCCCCCGTCGACGCCGCACCCCCCGTCGACGCCGCGCCCTGACGCCCACCGCGTCGCGCCGCCGCCGCGCCGCTCCGGTTCACGCCGCCTGCGCGTCGCCCGCCCACCGCCGCTGCGCCGCTCCGGTTCACGCCGCCTGCGCGTCGCCCGCCCACCCGCCGCCGCCCCCCGCCGCCGCTCCGCTCCGGTACACGCCGCGTGCGCGTCGCCCGCCCACCCGCCGCCGCTCCGCTCCGCTCCGGTACACGCCGCCTGCGCGTCGCCCGCCCACCCGCCGCCGCTCCGCTCCGCTCCTGTACACGCGCCGCCTGCGCGTCGCCGGCCCACTCGCCGCAGCCGCTCTGCTCCGGTTCACGTCGCGCCACCCGCCCGGACCACCCGAGGTCTGCACTACGCCGGGCGGACAGCCGCCTCGGAGGGGAGGCTCATCGGGCCGAGGTACCGACGTGGTCTGTACGTGACCTCGGACCTCCGAGGGCCCTGCACCTGCCTGGGGCGGCCCGGCGACGGGCCTCCGGTCGATCGCAGTTCCGCGCGACGGGAATCTCGCGCCTCGGGTGGGGGCCCTGTCGGGGCTTGCCCCGACGGGGGAGGGTTCGGCGACGAACCCTCTGAAACTCAGCTCAGATCCGGACTTGCAGCGCGCCGGTCAGGTGGAACGTGTCGCCGTCGTCGAGGCGATCGAAGCCCATGAGGCCGATCAGGTCGATCCGGCGCTTGGGCGTGTACTGCGCCTGGACGCGCAGCGACGACCCGGTGTCACCGCGGGTCGAGAAGTCGTCGAAGTTGATCCCGAAGCGGCCGGTCAGCGCCAGGTTGGGCTGGAGCTGGTAGACCGCGCCGAAGTCGAGGCGGATGAAGCCGTCGCTGTTGATCGTCGAGGTCGCCAGCCCGCCGACGATGCCCTCGTTGGTGCGCTCGCTGTCGAGCGTCGGCAGGAACTTCTTCTTCTGGAACTTGAACCCGACGACCTCCTCGAACCCGACGATCGCGAACTTCGAGCCGAACCGGAACTTCACCGGCGCGCCCAGGGTCATGCCGATCGTGAACGGGTCGACGTACATCGGCAGCGCGATCCGCGGCGCGATCCAGTCGGTCACCAGGAACGAGAAGTTGAGCTCGACCGCCTTGCCGGTGTTCCAGCCGACCTTCGCCGGCATCTTCTTGCCGTCGTCGTACAGGCCGCCGATGGCGTAGCGGACGCCGAGCTGGGCCCGGCGGGTGATGCCGTAGCGGGCGCGCAGCCCGGTCTCGAGATCGAACGGCGACGGGTACATCGCGGCCTCGAGCCGGAGCTCGGAGGTGAAGTCGGGCAGCGTGATCGGCCGCAGCACCTCCTCGAGCGGGTACCCGGTCTGGCGCACCGCCGGGGTCTTGGGACCGGCGTCAGCGGCCTCGCCCATGACCCGGGGCGCGTCGGGGTTCTCCTCGGCGCCGGTGTCCCCGTCGCTCGACGGCAGCGGATCGTCGTCGAGCTCGGTCTCGCCGCCGGCGTCGCTCGGCTCGTCGGGGATCACCTGCGCCGCGACCGGGGCCGCGAGGGCGAGAAGCAGGGCGAGAGGACAAAACCGCAGCATGCGGCGACCATACACCGGGGCGCGGCGGTCATGGCCCGCGCCGGCGGACGATCACGCGCGGACGATCACGCGTGGCCGATCCAGCGCGGGGTCGCGTGCCAGCGGGCGCGGCGCGGCTCCGGCGCCTGGTCCTTGGGCACCAGCGCGGCGGCCAGCGCGGCGGTCAGCGCGCCGCCGAGCAGGCGACGACGCGACAGCCCGGTCGGG carries:
- a CDS encoding twin-arginine translocation signal domain-containing protein; the encoded protein is MTRRRLPPAPATRPTGLSRRRLLGGALTAALAAALVPKDQAPEPRRARWHATPRWIGHA